From the Actinomycetota bacterium genome, the window GACCACCTCCGCGACGTGCTCCACACCATGGGCGTGGACTTCGACACGTGGTTCTCGGAACGGTCCCTGCACGAGCAGGGTGCCGTCCAGGCCACGGTCGACCTGTTGGCCGAGGCCGGCCACGTCTACGAGGAAGACGGTGCGGTGTTCCTCAACACCACCGCCTTCGGTGACGACAAGGACCGGGTCCTGATCCGGTCGGACGGCCGGCCGACGTACTTCGCAGCGGACTGCGCGTACCTGCAGAACAAGCGCGAACGCGGCTACGACCGGTTCATCTACCTGCTGGGCGCCGACCACCACGGCTACGTCGGGCGGATGCAGGCGCTCGGGCGGGCGCTGGGCGTCCCCGACGAGACGCTCGAGATCCGGATCGGGCAGCTCGTGAACCTGTCACGCGGCGGGCAGCCGGTCCGGATGAGCACCCGCGCCGGGGAGTTCGTCACGCTCGCGGAGGTCCTCGACGAGGTCGGCCGCGACGCCCTCCGCTACCACTACCTGCGCACCGGCCTGGACCAGCCGATCGACTTCGACCTCGACGAGGTCGTGCGCCAGTCGATGGACAACCCGGTGTACTACGTGCAGTACGCCCACGCCCGCATCGCGTCGATCCTGCGCAACGCCGACGCAGCCGGCTTCTACGCCGGCACGGTCGACGACGCCGCCCTCGATCTGCTGACCGAACCGACCGAGGAGGAGCTCCTGCGCCGGATGGCCGAGCTGCCGGAGGTGGTCGCACAAGCCGCTGATCTGCGCGCCCCGCACCGCCTCACCCGGTACGCCGAGGACCTCGCGGGGTCCTTCCACCGCTTCTACACCGAGTGCCGGGTCCTGGGCGTCCGCGACGACATCGCACGGGCGCGGTACTGGCTCGCGGTCGCCGCCATGCAGGTCCTGGCCACGGCGCTGGCGCTGTTGCGGGT encodes:
- the argS gene encoding arginine--tRNA ligase, whose amino-acid sequence is MTTPQELDPVLAELATRIRTALLAAGLPEVAEIPLERPRQPEHGDWATPVALSIAAEAEQTPRAIAEQLVANLEVPPVIAAVDVAGPGFVNFRLAHSYFQDVVRRVLAEGDRFGRRTRAEVDVERINVEFVSSNPTGPLHVGHGRWAAAGDAIAALLEADGHHVEREYYLNDTGEQIRRFGESVVAAGLGRHRTDEHYRGDYVDALAAEIKADLGDAVFGGGDDAEVAERIGQIAVELMTDHLRDVLHTMGVDFDTWFSERSLHEQGAVQATVDLLAEAGHVYEEDGAVFLNTTAFGDDKDRVLIRSDGRPTYFAADCAYLQNKRERGYDRFIYLLGADHHGYVGRMQALGRALGVPDETLEIRIGQLVNLSRGGQPVRMSTRAGEFVTLAEVLDEVGRDALRYHYLRTGLDQPIDFDLDEVVRQSMDNPVYYVQYAHARIASILRNADAAGFYAGTVDDAALDLLTEPTEEELLRRMAELPEVVAQAADLRAPHRLTRYAEDLAGSFHRFYTECRVLGVRDDIARARYWLAVAAMQVLATALALLRVSAPERM